ggagaatcacttgaacccaggaggcggaggttgctgtgagctgagatcacaccattgcactccagcctgggcaataagagcggaactccgtctcaaaaaaaaataaaaaaataaaaaataaataaaaacaaaacaaaaactatagaTACCATtatccttattattatttttttttttttttcagacggagtctcgctctgtcacccaggctggagtgcagtggcatgatctcggctcaatgcaacctccacctcctgggttcaagccgttctcctgtctcagactcctgagtagctgggactacaggtgtctgccaccacgctcagctaattttttgtatttttagtagcaacagggtttcactgtgttagccaggatggtctcgatctcatgaccttgtgatccgcttgcctcggcctctcagagtgctgggattacaggcgtgagctaccacgcccagccccattATCCTTATTTCACAGGGGAAACAAGGGTTTATGTTAAATAAGGTACCAAGATCATGATGGAATCCAGATTTTTTTGACtaagtaaaaattgtatatgtaaGGTAGCTGACACATAGTGGAAgttccaacattttcttttcccttcggTTACCTATATAAACACTATTCCTTAACCTCGTTAGTATACAGTGAGTGATTATTCCTTAGCATTCTCACTTAACATACAAACTCTTATTTTGTACTGGGTGCAATTCTGAAAACTTGAAAGTACAATGTCAAAATTACTCAACAGAGTCCCAATTTTAAAGGGGTACCTGATTCCAGAGCACTAGATTACGAGATCCTTAAACTATGATGGGAGCAGGCCTGTCAGAGGCACTTCACTATACAGGTAAGAGATTTCACAAGTGCCCAAGTTCAGGGTAGGAGGTACTTACCTGTCATCCTGTAACTGGGTAAACACCAAACCACTCCTCCTCTGAAACCAATGCAGGGATTAAAGGATTAGTGCAACCCCTACTCATTAAACTACCATGCAAGTTATCTTCTAGCTTCCCAGAGCAAGGAGTGGAAAGTTTTTTTCCCTATCATCACAGCATAAGCAGATCGGAACTTTATCCAGCCACCTATCGCATTTATGAGGCCTCTCAACGGACTAGCTGCTAAAACCCATCATTGTTCACTGCTCTGGGGGAGCATGGGCAATAGGACTGAAGATTAAAGCAAGTGGGGGATAATTTTTAGAGACTAAGAAAATTTCAAATCTCAGCCACCTCTTAGTATTTTGGAGGGAGCTCAGAAGCAACTTTAGCCCCAGGGGAATAATGCCAAGTAACAGGCCCGGTTCTGTTATCACAAACATGCCTTACCACTGTGGTAGATGACACTATGTTATggctcaatatcattaaaatgtgcTAAAGACcaaattcagatttattttatttaattaatttatttcttttctgagacggagtctcgctctgtcgcccaggctggagtgcagtggcaccatctccgctcactgcaagctccgcctccagggttcacgccattctcctgcctcagcctccggagtagctgggactacaggtgcccgccaccacatccggccaatttttttttttttgtatttttagtagagacggggtttcaacatattagccaggatggtctcgatctcccgacttcggaatccacccacctctgcctcccaaagtgctggaattacaggtgtgagccaccgcgcttggcccaAGGTGTTCTATTTTGGAGCAATTTTTATGGAGGGTCCAATAATATGCTCTATTCACTTGGCCTTATTGCTAATGGAGTAAAAGCGATCAAGCCCTAAGAGGTAGGGACCACAGAAGTTCCCGCATATTTTTTTTGAAGTCCCTGCTTCATTAGTGAGTATGGCAAttgtgaaaggaagaaaatatatttaaaagacagaATTGGCCGttggtggtggctcacgcctgtaatcccagtactttgggaggccgaagtgggcagatcacgcctgaggcaggaaagtggtgtgaacccaggaggcggactcccgagtagctgggactacaggtgccagtcactacacccagctaatttctttttgtatttttagttgagacggggtttcaacctgttagccaggatggtctcgatctcctgacctcgtgatccgcccgcctcagtctcccaaagtcctgggattacaggcgtgagccaccgcgcccggccaacaccaacttttttgagactgagtcttgctctgtcgcccaggctggagtgcagtggcgcgatcttggctcactgcaacctttgcctcctgggttcaagtgattctcctgcctcagcttccaggtagctgggattacaggtgcctgccaccatgcccagctaatttttttgtatttttagtagagacggggtttcactatattggctaggctagtctcacaacctctgacctcatgatcccccacctcggcctcccaaagtgctgggattacaggtgtcagccatgtACCCAGCCTGGCACTAACTCTTATAATAACAGCATAGCTGTCAGTCAACCAATGGTGGAGAAAACATCAGGAGAAAAAGCAGAGTAGCTGTCTTCCCACAGTggtcagtttccccagctgtcaAGAGTAACATAATCAGGAGTGCCTGCTGGGTAGAGGCAGTGATGGTGCGAACCTCCACATGAAGTCTCTTTGAGTACTGCAAAGGGCAGTGGTTCTAACTCTAGCAGGCATCACAATCACCTGCAAGGCTTGTGAAAATAGATTGCTGGGCTCCAACCTCAATTTCCAATATCGAAGCTCTAGAGTCGAGTCCCATAATCTGCATTTCAAGCAATCCCTCTGGTGAAACtgatgctgctgatctgacaCTGAAAAGCACTGCTTGTTGGGTATTTCTGGCTCTGTGCCATTCTCTCTCAACACTCCATTCCCTCTTTCCTACAGTCTACTGAGTCCCACCCATCTATTGCTTTATTTCTTCTccatcatcctttttttttttttagagatggaatctcactctgtcgcccacatTGGAGttcaatggtgtaatctcggctcactgcaacctccgcctccccggttcaagcgattctcctgcctcagcttgccaagtagctgggactacaggcgtgcgccaccacgcgcagctaatttttgtatttttcttggagacggggtttcaccatgttggccagggtggtctcgatctcctgacctcgtggtccacccacctcggcctcccgaagtgctgagattacaggcgtgagccactgtgcccagcccatcatCCCTCTCTTAAGTCTCCGTTAAGAAAACTAAAAGGACAGAAAACAGGAATGAACATTAGGGTAGATTTAAGAACTTCTTTGGGCAAGGATtccagcactccagtctggttgaTAGGTGTTTTCAGAAGCAGAATTTATTCCAAATACATACATGCATCCTCTCCTCTCTATCTAACAGGGAACagtttaataaaaagtaatagaTGCTTTCTCAGTAAGATTTTGCTTGGGGATTCAAAAAAATTGGGTAGGAAATGGTAGACatatttcaatatattaaaaaaaatttccggccaggtgcggtggctcatgcctgtaatcccaacactttgggaggccgaggtgggcggatcacttgaggtcaggagttcgagacaagcctggacaacatggtgaaactccgtctctactaaaaatacaaaaattagccgggtgtggtggcacgtgcctgtagtcccagcaactcgggaggctgaggcaggagaatcacttgaacccaggaggcggaggttgcagtgagccgagactgcaccactgcactccagcctgggggacaagagtgagacttcctcttaaaaaaacaaaaagaggccgggcacggtggctcacgcctgtaatcccagcactttgggaggccgaggtgggcggatcacaaggtcaggagatccgagaccacggtgaaaccccgtctctactaaaaatacaaaaaattagccgggcgcggttgtgggcgcctgtagtcccagctactcgggaggctgaggcaggagaatggcgtgaacccaggaggcggagcttgcagtgagccgagatcgcgccactgcactccagcctgggcgacagagcgagactccgtctcaaaaaaaaaaaaaaaaaaaaaaaaaaaaacacaaaaagaaaaaaaagaaaaaacaattcctTACTTCTCCTAGACTTCCAAAAAAGTTTTTATTGTAGTACAACATAAAGTTTACCAtcttaggccgggtgcggtggctcacgcctgtaatcccagcactttgggaggccgaggcgggcggatcacaaggtcaggagatcgagaccacggtgaaaccccgtctctactaaaaatgcaaaaaattagccgggcgcggttacgggtgcctgcagtcccagctactggggaggctgaggcaggagaatggcgggaacctgggaggcggagcttgcagtgagccgagatcgcgccactgccctccagccagggggacagagccagactccgtctcaaaaaaaaaaaaaaggccgggcgcggtggctcaagcctgtaatcccagcactttgggaggccgagacgggcggatcatgaggtcaggagatcgagaccatcctggctaatacggtgaaaccccgtctctactaaaaaaatacaaaaaactagccgggtgaagtggcgggtgcctgtagtcccagctactcgggaggctgaggcaggagaatggcgtgaacccgagaggaggaccttgcagtgagctgagatccggccactgcactccagcctgggtgacagagcaagactccgtctcaaaaaaataaataaataaataaaaataaaaaaaaaaatttaccatcttaaaacATTTAAGggtatagttcagtggcattaagtacattcatccTTTTGAGCAACCACCATCACCATCCATCATCcctttccgtttttttttttttttttttttgagatggagtctcactctgtcacccaggttgaagtgcagtggcatgatcttggctcactgcaacctccgcctccccagttcaagcaattctcctgcctcagcctcccaagtgtcccggactacaggcatgtaccaccacacccagccaattttttttttgtatttttagtagagatggggtttcaccacattggccaggctggtctcaaactcctggcctcaagtgatccagccgcctcagcctcccaaagtgtcgggataacaggtatgagccaccgtgcctggccatcatCTCCTGAAGTTTTTCATCTgctcaaactgaaactctgtgcccattaaacaataattcctcattgccccctcctccagctccagcAAACACCATTCTACTCCTAGACTACTTTCAgactcagttttttctttcacttaataaaagACAGGGTCCACTGCTGACTAATGGAATTGTTTCTATATTTGGAGGCCTTTTTGCAGACATGTGATTTGAGTTTAGGAAATGGGATtgtacaaagaaaagagatggaGACAAAACTGGATGAGGGTTTCGCACTGGGTGTCCCATCCACAGGCCTCAGCAGCCCTGCCACGGATCTGCTCGATTCTTTCGCATCAAGAAGTTGATCTTGCGAGCCATTTCCATGTTGTAGATCCGCTGGCACCTTTCATAGCTTTCCCTCTGTCGCCGGCGGCATGGCTTCTCATAATACCGCCGACGTTTAATGTCCTCAATGAGCCCATCCATAGTGAGGATTCTGTATAAAGGCAAGCAATGAGGTTAGACATTTGGGATCATCATTACTCTTTCCCAGTTTAGCAAATAGTCAGAAGTCGATTGGCCAAACAACTggtatttataaaaattacagtGGGAAATGGTGACAATAGAGCATTAACTGCCTACTTACAGAAGCCTCAATAAGAATCtgtgggccaggtacagtggctcatgcctgtaatcccaccactttgggagggcaaggtgagcagattgtttgagcccaggagttttgagaccagcctaggcaacatggcatgtgtctgtagtgcTAGcagcttaggaggctgaggtgggggcatcacttgagcccaggggagaCGGAAGCTGCAGTgtgccatgtttgcaccactgtactccagcctgggtgacagagtaagaccctgtctcaaaaaagaaaaaaaaaaatttcagcatgggcaacaaggcaaaaccccgtctctgcaaataatacaaacattagccaggcatggtggtagacgcctgtagtcccctctactcaggaggttaaggtgggaggatcaattgaacctgggagttcgaggctgcagtgagctgagatcctaccactgcattctagcctgggcaacagagtgagaccttgactcaaaaaaaaaaaaaaaaaaaaaaggctgggcacagtggctcatgcctgtaatcctagcactttgggaggccaaggcgggtcgatcacttgaggtcaggagttcgaaaccagcctgaccaatatggtgaaaccctgtctctactaaaaatacaaaaattagctgtacatgatggcgtgcgcctatagtccctctcagctactcaggaggctgaggcaggagaaatgcttgaacccaggaggcagaagttgcaatgagccaagattgcgccactgtactccagtctgggcaacagagtgagactctgtctcaaaaaaaaaaaaaaaaaaaatgtggggaaataaaaaagcaattaatTACATGGTCCTTGCTCTTGTAGAGTTTATAGTCAAAGTTATGTTCTCATACCTATTTTACCACAACACACCTGAGGGATATGATACAGTCCCTTAAGAACATGTCTCCCTAGAGCAATGATTCTCAACTAATGGGCATTTAAGAGACTTCAATTGGGGAGAGTCATTTTCAACAAGAACAAAATCACTAGGGGTGATTCTTAAGGTGATTCTCTTACTTAAAGTTCCATcccgccaggcgcggtggctcacacctgtaattccagtactttgggaggctgaggtgggcggatcacctgaagtcaggagtttgagagcagcctgaccaacatggagaaaccccgtctctactaaaaatacaaaattagctgggcatggtggtatatgcctgtaatcccagctacttgggaggctgaggcaggagaattgcttgaaccctggggacggaggttgcggtgagccaaggttgcgccattgcactccagcctgggcaacaagagcgaaattccatctcaaaaagatcacttgaggtcaggagttcaagaccagcctgtccaacatggtgaaaccccgcctctactaaaaatacaaaaattagctgggcatagtgatgggcgcttgtactcaggaggctgaggcagaagaatcccttgaactcggggtggaagctgtagtgagcagagatggtgccactgcactccagccgaggcaacggagactctgtctcaaggaaaaacaaaacaaaaactcacaaGAGGCATTAAACCTGAACATGAGAACAAGAAAGTGGTTGTGAAGGAATCCTAAAGAACAACTTATCTGAAGTGTGAATACGTAGGTTGCCCTATTTCCACTCTTTTCCTATACCAATTATTGTCCTAAAACAAATCAGATCATGCCACTCTGGTGCTAAAAAATCTTTCCTAATGTACAGAATGACCTAAGCCACTAAAGTTCCCAGAATCATCTGCACATTAGAACTGCCCAGGGATCTTTTAAACATTCCAAACCCTGGGCCACACCTCAGTCTAATTAAATCAcaaaggagagggaaagggacaTGAGCAGGTTTTTAAGTTTCCCAGGTGACTCCAACGTACAGACAGATTTTGGAACTACTAGTCTAAGCTCAAAGCCTGAACAATTGCACcctatatatatatctttatcttTAATAACCTGCCCtactgatcacttgaggtcaggagttcgagacaagcccggccaacgtggtgaaaccccgtctctactaaaaatacaaaaattagctgggcatggtggtgcccatctgtaatcccagctacttgggaggcagaggcaggaaaatagcttgaacctgggaggtggaggttgcagtgagtcgagatcaaggcactgcactccagactgggcaaaagatggagactctgtgtcaaaaagcaaaaacaaaacacctgccCGATAATGCCAATGCTCTAGTCACACTTAAGTATATGCAGTTCTACAGGCATCCTACatacttgttttttatttgctcatGATATTCCCTCTACTTGAaatatcattctttttcttcctcatgaAATCCTACTTGTTCCTCAAAGGCCCAAATCAATTGTTATCACATCTGTAAACTAGTTCAGGTGAAATCAAACTTTAGCATGCAGTAGTCATCTGGAAAGCTTGTTAAAACAGGGATTgctggctggccatggtggctcacacctgtatcccaggactttgggaggccaagctggcaggatcgcttgagcccaggagtttgacactagcctgagcaacatagtgagacccccatctctacaaaaaattaaaaattagccagacatggtggcacacacacctgcactcccagctacttgagaggctgaggtgggagaatgggagaattgctttaacctgggagattgagactgcagtgagtcatgatcgtggtactgcactccagcctgggcaagcaagaccctatttctttcttttgagacggagtttcgctctcgttgcccaggctggagtgcaacgctgcaatcttggctcagtgcaacctctgcctcctgggttcaagcaattctcctgtctcagcctcccaagtaggaattacaggcacccgctatcaggcccagctaatttttgttatttttagtagacacaaggtttcgccatgttggccaggctggtctcgaactcctgacctcaggtgatccacctgcctcagcctcccaaagtgctgggattacaggcgtgagccactgcaaccggctttttgtttttgttttttttttttgagacagactctcgctctgttgcccaggctggagtgcaatggcacaatctcggctcactgcaacctctgcctcccgggttcaagtgattctcttgcctcaggctcccgagtagctgggactacagccacgtaccacaacgcccagctaatttttgtatttttagtagagacggagtttcatcatattggtcaggctggtcttgaacttctgacctcatgatctgcctgcctgggcctcccaaagtgccgggattacaggcatgagccaccgtgctcggctgTGAAACCCTATTTCAAAGACCACCACAGACTGCTGTGCCAGTTTCTGATTCTGTATGCCTAGAGTAGGGggccaagaatttgcatttctaacaattcCCACCTGATATTGCTGCTGATGGTCCAGGGACAACCAACACCATGGCACACTGTtaatgtctctctcttttttattttttaggcagggcctcactctgttgcccaggctggagtgcagcgtcaccatcttggctccctgcagcctccgcctctcaggttcaagcaattctcctgcctcagcctcctaagtagctgggattacaggggcgtaccaccacacctggataatttttgtatttttagtagagacagggtttcaccacgttgaccaggctggtctcgaactcctgacctcaggtgatccacccgcctcggcctcccaaagtgctgggattacaggtgtgaaccaccacgctcggctaatgtCTCTTTTATAGCACTGGTCAAACAGTATTACATTGAACCCCTCATTGGGTTGTGTCCCTTCTAAGGTTAGAGATCAAATCTGTAACTACACTCCTATGAAATTGTTTAGGCAAATAATGTCCTcttttatagattaggaaactgaagttcagagaggctGAGCTGCCCAAGATCACAAAATGGAACTATAAGCAGAATTCAGTAGTAAAGTGCTCTACAACAGTATTCTGCTTCTCAAACAAAAACCACCAATTTCAGAAGACAAATTGTTGCAGTATCCATGGGTAAAAGAGGGAGTGAAGAGCTGGGCTAGACTCTTCAatcagaataaagaagaaatggaagCTGATACAGGACACTGGAAGAAAAATATGATCTAAgcatgtaaacatttatttctgctgAGACTTGTGTTTAATACTGTCTAATGAAGGTTGCTTTTTGGACTAGAAAGTAGTATACtggagaaaatatagaaaaaagcccctgaaagaaaaagattggatatataatataaaaagtacAAGGAGACTGGATTTGAGAGAATATAAAAAGGACAGAGACCCTGAATAAATATGACCTAGGAAGAGGAATCTATTAATGACAGACAGTTTAAAAGTAGGATGCAACAACACTGCAAGAGGAGGAAGGGGTTGAGTATGACTCAGGAACCCTACTGGAGTTCCAAAAGGCTTCTAAAACAGAGGTGATCATCTTACCAAGGAAATGCCTGTACTGTCAGGCAAAAGGGCAAGACAAGGAAAAAGAATACTAAAAGAACATAAGAATggtgaagggaaaagaaagaatataatgaTGGGGGTTGGTAAATGGCATTCCCTGGATGTACTACTTACTTCCAAAACACAGACCAAATAAATTCCAAGATGCCAGGTGAG
This DNA window, taken from Macaca mulatta isolate MMU2019108-1 chromosome 1, T2T-MMU8v2.0, whole genome shotgun sequence, encodes the following:
- the MRPS21 gene encoding small ribosomal subunit protein bS21m isoform X1 produces the protein MAKHLKFIARTVMVQEGNVEGAYRILNRILTMDGLIEDIKRRRYYEKPCRRRQRESYERCQRIYNMEMARKINFLMRKNRADPWQGC